The following coding sequences lie in one Niabella agricola genomic window:
- the ppk1 gene encoding polyphosphate kinase 1: MQKVIPRDISWLAFNGRVLQEAADPTVPLNERIKFLGIFSNNRDEFFRVRIASLKRMLRIESKLNMHPEKNPKKILDQIQRLMTDQQEEFERVWKNVQRSLNRNKIYLKTEAQLTVTQKKFIRDFYETEISPNIIPLMIENIKKFPTLRDKSIFLGVVMRKSFNRQDRKYAIIEVPVTAVGRFIELPSRASQHDIMLLEDAIISNLPDIFRFLGYDEFRAHIFKFTRDAELDIDTADNTSIIQKLETGLKNRKKGTPVRFTYDERMDPDLLNYLVTRMGFGKQDAISPAGAIHNFRHFIDFPSKVFKNVSRRKEPFDHPLLLEQRISDVIMHRDVMLSYPYHNFTPTIDLIREAAFDPDVVSIKITCYRLAAQSKIINALINAVRNGKEVTVMLELKARFDEEANMEWKQRLEDVGATVLTGFPNMKVHAKLCVIKKRKGTKTEHYGFVSTGNLNEKTARIYADHCLLTSNKKIMADINRIFAYLENPKSHELVLQKCTTIIPSPYLVRTFLVKLIDHEIAMARKGKKAEMIIKMNSLSDIDMIQKLYEAARAGVVVKLIVRGIFCMLSQNKKFKHKVTAISIVDEYLEHARVFVFHNGGKPRVFLSSADWMLRNIEHRVEATCPVLDPLLKNELIDILNIQLSDNVKARILDNELKNKYVHSASKKVRSQEAIYHYLINKKYS, translated from the coding sequence ATGCAGAAGGTTATCCCCAGGGACATCAGTTGGCTGGCCTTTAACGGCCGGGTATTGCAAGAAGCCGCAGACCCTACCGTTCCGTTGAATGAGCGGATCAAATTTCTTGGGATCTTTTCCAACAACAGGGATGAATTTTTCAGGGTCCGGATCGCCTCTCTGAAGCGGATGCTGCGGATCGAATCCAAGCTAAACATGCATCCTGAAAAAAACCCAAAAAAGATCTTGGACCAGATCCAACGCCTGATGACCGATCAACAGGAAGAATTTGAGCGGGTTTGGAAAAATGTACAACGCAGCCTGAACCGGAATAAGATCTATTTAAAAACCGAAGCGCAGCTAACGGTAACGCAGAAGAAATTCATCCGGGATTTTTATGAAACGGAGATCAGCCCGAATATTATTCCGCTGATGATTGAAAACATTAAAAAATTTCCCACGCTTCGCGATAAATCTATTTTTCTGGGTGTGGTGATGCGGAAAAGCTTTAACCGTCAAGACCGGAAATATGCGATCATCGAGGTTCCTGTAACGGCCGTTGGACGCTTTATTGAACTGCCTTCCCGCGCCAGCCAGCATGATATCATGCTGCTGGAAGACGCCATCATTTCCAACCTGCCGGATATTTTCCGTTTTCTGGGCTATGATGAGTTTAGGGCACATATTTTTAAATTTACAAGAGATGCCGAACTGGATATCGATACCGCCGATAATACCTCGATCATCCAGAAACTGGAAACCGGTCTTAAAAACAGGAAGAAAGGCACCCCCGTTCGTTTCACCTATGATGAGCGTATGGATCCCGATCTCCTGAATTACCTGGTAACACGCATGGGTTTTGGTAAGCAGGATGCCATCAGCCCCGCCGGCGCCATTCATAATTTCCGGCATTTTATCGACTTTCCATCAAAAGTATTTAAAAATGTAAGCCGGAGAAAAGAGCCGTTTGACCATCCCCTTTTACTGGAGCAACGTATTTCCGATGTGATCATGCACCGTGATGTGATGCTGAGTTATCCCTATCATAATTTTACGCCCACCATTGACCTGATCCGCGAAGCAGCCTTTGACCCGGATGTGGTATCCATCAAGATCACCTGCTACCGCCTGGCCGCACAATCAAAAATCATCAACGCGCTGATCAATGCCGTGCGTAATGGCAAGGAGGTTACGGTAATGCTGGAGCTAAAAGCCCGCTTCGACGAGGAGGCCAATATGGAGTGGAAGCAACGGCTGGAGGATGTGGGAGCTACTGTTTTGACGGGTTTTCCCAATATGAAAGTGCATGCCAAACTATGTGTTATCAAAAAACGGAAGGGAACCAAGACCGAACATTATGGATTTGTAAGTACCGGCAATCTGAATGAAAAAACAGCACGTATCTATGCGGATCATTGCCTGCTGACCTCCAACAAAAAAATAATGGCCGATATCAACCGCATCTTTGCTTACCTGGAAAATCCCAAATCCCACGAACTGGTATTGCAGAAATGTACGACGATCATTCCGAGTCCTTACCTGGTTCGCACCTTCCTGGTAAAATTGATCGATCATGAAATTGCCATGGCGCGGAAAGGGAAAAAGGCAGAGATGATCATTAAAATGAATTCACTTTCCGACATCGACATGATCCAAAAGCTTTATGAGGCAGCACGCGCCGGCGTGGTGGTAAAGCTGATCGTTCGCGGTATCTTCTGCATGCTGTCGCAGAACAAGAAATTCAAACACAAAGTAACGGCCATCAGCATTGTAGATGAATACCTGGAGCATGCCCGTGTTTTTGTTTTCCATAACGGCGGCAAACCCCGTGTTTTTCTTTCCTCTGCCGACTGGATGCTGCGAAATATAGAGCACCGCGTGGAGGCTACCTGCCCTGTACTGGACCCCTTGTTAAAAAATGAGCTGATCGACATCCTGAACATCCAGCTGAGCGATAACGTAAAAGCCCGGATCCTTGACAATGAACTTAAAAATAAATATGTACATTCGGCCTCTAAAAAGGTAAGATCGCAGGAGGCTATTTATCATTACCTCATTAATAAAAAATATTCATAG